One Vicugna pacos chromosome X, VicPac4, whole genome shotgun sequence DNA window includes the following coding sequences:
- the GABRQ gene encoding gamma-aminobutyric acid receptor subunit theta codes for MSIRGMLRAAVLLLLIRTWLAEGNDPSPTPNFHFELPSTVPEVLKVFNCKNCANEAVVQKILDRVLSKYDVRLRPNFGGAPVPVGISIYVSSIEQISEMTMDYTVTMFFHQTWKDPRLAYYETNLNLTLDYRMFEKLWVPDCYFLNSKDAFVHDATMENRVFQLHPDGTVWYSMRLTTTAACSMNLQKFPLDKQTCKLEVESYGYTVEDIVLYWEDNENAIQGTENLHIPQFSFLGKMMTSKEVFFYTGSYMRLILRFLVKREITSYLVQIYWPTILTTVVSWISFCMNYESSAARVTVGLTSMLILNAINSHLRDKLPQVSCIKAINIYMVVCFFFVFLSLLEYVYINYLFYSRRLPQLSQRQLRRALSALAHYRYRETKVQNDQVDIEDENGSPPSIPVQASLTSLESLGSLVSISKQAPLASSESLGSLSSLSDQSWLATGESMSDLPSTSEQSLHSYGIHFNGMENADSIIPTEIRNRAEAHGCAEICDPEDPEESSSSDKSHAYGPSRRRLLVHGHRCVQEASYDLDEMLSTLDEICSTLSEIHSLPEDIKVESGYLDLEKQLKRDIDSAWSLNVDDASSFDQDKDSNFFESDDSCPPSPRCSFSKQFSSKLFNPDYVPEVDRCSRVLFPVAFVVFNIAYWAYHIN; via the exons ATGAGCATCCGAGGGATGCTGCGAGCCGCTGTGCTCCTGCTGCTCATCAGAACCTGGCTCGCGGAGGGCAACGACCCCAGTCCCACCCCAAATTTCCACTTCGAGCTCCCTTCCACCGTACCTGAAGTCCTGAAAGTCTTCAACTG CAAAAATTGTGCAAATGAAGCTGTGGTGCAGAAGATTTTGGACAGGGTACTGTCGAAATATGATGTCCGTCTGAGGCCCAATTTTGGAG GTGCCCCTGTGCCCGTGGGAATATCTATCTATGTCTCCAGTATTGAACAGATCTCAGAAATGACTATG GACTATACTGTTACAATGTTTTTCCATCAGACCTGGAAGGATCCACGTTTAGCATACTATGAGACCAATCTGAACCTGACCCTGGACTATCGGATGTTTGAGAAGTTGTGGGTCCCTGACTGCTACTTTCTAAACAGCAAGGATGCTTTTGTGCATGATGCGACTATGGAAAATCGCGTGTTTCAGCTTCACCCAGATGGAACAGTGTGGTATAGCATGCG ACTCACCACCACAGCAGCTTGTTCCATGAATCTGCAAAAATTCCCTCTGGATAAGCAGACCTGCAAGCTGGAAGTGGAGAGCT ATGGCTATACAGTGGAAGACATTGTATTATACTGGGAAGATAATGAGAATGCCATCCAGGGGACTGAGAATCTGCACATCCCTCAGTTCAGCTTCCTGGGAAAGATGATGACTAGCAAAGAGGTGTTTTTCTACACAG GTTCCTACATGCGCCTGATACTGAGGTTCCTGGTCAAGAGGGAAATCACCAGCTACCTTGTGCAGATCTATTGGCCTACCATCCTCACCACTGTTGTCTCTTGGATATCATTTTGTATGAACTATGAATCCTCTGCAGCCAGGGTGACAGTCG GTCTGACTTCAATGCTCATCCTGAATGCAATTAACTCACATCTGCGGGATAAACTCCCCCAAGTTTCCTGTATCAAAGCCATCAACATCTACATGGTGGTATGCTTCTTCTTCGTGTTCCTGTCCTTGCTGGAATATGTCTACATCAACTATCTTTTCTATAGCCGAAGACTACCCCAGCTATCTCAGAGGCAACTCAGAAGAGCTCTAAGTGCCTTGGCCCACTACCGCTACCGGGAGACAAAGGTACAG AATGACCAAGTTGACATAGAAGATGAGAATGGTTCTCCTCCCTCCATACCAGTGCAGGCCAGCCTAACAAGCCTGGAAAGCCTCGGCTCTTTGGTCTCCATCTCAAAGCAGGCACCACTGGCCTCCTCAGAAAGCCTCGGCTCACTGTCTTCTCTCTCAGACCAGTCGTGGCTGGCCACTGGAGAAAGCATGAGTGACCTCCCATCCACCTCAGAGCAGTCCCTGCACAGCTATGGCATTCACTTTAATGGTATGGAGAATGCTGACAGTATTATCCCCACTGAAATCCGCAACCGTGCTGAGGCCCATGGTTGTGCTGAGATCTGTGACCCAGAAGACCCCGAAGAGAGCTCCAGCTCTGACAAAAGCCATGCCTATGGCCCCAGTAGGAGGCGTCTGCTTGTTCACGGCCACAGGTGTGTGCAAGAAGCAAGCTATGACCTTGATGAGATGCTTAGCACCCTTGATGAGATCTGTAGCACCCTTAGTGAGATTCATAGCTTGCCTGAGGACATCAAAGTTGAGAGCGGGTACCTTGACCTTGAAAAGCAACTCAAACGTGATATTGATAGTGCCTGGAGCCTTAATGTTGATGATGCTAGCAGCTTTGATCAAGACAAGGACAGTAACTTCTTTGAGTCTGATGACAGTTGCCCCCCAAGCCCTAGATGCTCCTTCAGTAAACAGTTCTCCTCCAAGCTCTTCAACCCTGACTATGTCCCTGAGGTTGACAGGTGCTCCAGGGTCCTCTTCCCTGTTGCCTTTGTGGTGTTCAACATTGCTTATTGGGCATACCATATCAATTAG